A genomic segment from Aspergillus puulaauensis MK2 DNA, chromosome 1, nearly complete sequence encodes:
- a CDS encoding Zn(II)2Cys6 transcription factor (COG:S;~EggNog:ENOG410PJHV;~InterPro:IPR036864,IPR007219,IPR001138;~PFAM:PF00172,PF04082;~go_function: GO:0000981 - DNA-binding transcription factor activity, RNA polymerase II-specific [Evidence IEA];~go_function: GO:0003677 - DNA binding [Evidence IEA];~go_function: GO:0008270 - zinc ion binding [Evidence IEA];~go_process: GO:0006351 - transcription, DNA-templated [Evidence IEA];~go_process: GO:0006355 - regulation of transcription, DNA-templated [Evidence IEA]) encodes MNEQFVSSKDFTQQRVSGPSLLACLLCRHKHLKCDGATPVCSRCAATGSECQYTPSRRGYKGPSKKRRANPSSPEPLPADLANPLDPNLAGFYDVPVDWNSLNPYPYVPTATLPASNSSGSSPQFFDHQGASQQAVIKNAPLTPESSSSLSNDGYLVDIYYQFFHPSHPILPPVRTLYQNRVPLFLEQVIKFIGAHYTPAASSENYRPNLLTSVLEQEATIEKLQALLLLAIVLHSRNERSTAGECLVGAVDLAFEIGLHTRDFAADMSEGDPLRAECFRRTWWELFIIEVMLTALGLQPTPRTHNVPIEVSLPCEERIYQDGLAPPPPPTIAQFDERVFADEERDFSSYTYRIEAARILGRVVAIQDLVEGQQDQVESIDARITSFFHHLPESKAELLRPDGTVDEMMFQATMVVNGTSIYLHFPRSDLLSSPAVAAEVICGHHGPCSIPAFSHHSHAMKAVKAAKEISSLASIRMPVVKHTPFFICSLTMSSMVQLAACSVKAGQMPDPSRDRLALTIGVFKTLANTWAISQSIMRQIKAVARDVMNMGLRPTMEPIDLNTVLDSSRFWLPEAFPR; translated from the coding sequence ATGAACGAGCAGTTCGTGTCTTCAAAGGATTTCACCCAGCAGCGAGTTTCGGGTCCCTCTCTCCTTGCCTGTCTTTTATGCCGACATAAGCACCTTAAGTGCGATGGAGCAACGCCTGTGTGTAGCCGCTGCGCGGCCACGGGCTCAGAGTGCCAGTATACCCCGTCGCGAAGAGGATACAAAGGCCCTTCGAAAAAGCGGCGGGCCAACCCCTCCTCACCAGAGCCGTTGCCAGCAGATCTTGCAAACCCACTTGATCCGAATCTTGCTGGCTTCTACGATGTCCCTGTTGATTGGAACTCCTTAAACCCCTATCCTTACGTGCCCACGGCAACCCTTCCTGCGTCAAATTCTTCGGGAAGTAGCCCCCAATTTTTTGACCACCAGGGTGCTTCGCAGCAAGCTGTCATCAAAAATGCACCCTTGACGCCTGAATCGTCATCCTCGCTTTCGAATGACGGGTACCTTGTCGACATTTACTACCAATTCTTCCATCCCTCCCATCCGATCTTACCTCCTGTTCGTACACTCTATCAAAACCGTGTTCCCCTTTTCCTAGAGCAAGTCATCAAATTCATTGGAGCGCATTATACTCCAGCTGCATCTAGCGAGAACTATCGACCCAATCTCCTGACGTCTGTTTTGGAGCAAGAAGCGACGATAgagaagctgcaggcgcTTCTGCTACTGGCGATTGTGCTTCATTCGCGGAATGAGCGAAGTACGGCTGGAGAATGTCTCGTCGGAGCAGTTGACTTGGCCTTTGAAATTGGTCTTCATACTAGGGACTTCGCTGCCGACATGAGCGAGGGTGATCCCCTCAGGGCGGAGTGCTTCAGACGTACATGGTGGGAGCTGTTCATCATTGAAGTTATGTTAACGGCACTTGGGCTTCAACCAACGCCGCGCACACATAACGTGCCGATTGAGGTGTCACTTCCCTGTGAGGAGAGGATATATCAAGATGGATtagcacctccaccacctccaaccATCGCGCAGTTTGATGAGCGTGTGTTTGCAGATGAAGAGCGGGATTTCTCTTCGTATACTTACCGAATCGAAGCAGCACGTATTCTGGGGCGCGTTGTAGCCATTCAAGACCTTGTGGAGGGCCAACAGGATCAAGTGGAATCTATTGACGCACGAATCACAAGCTTTTTCCATCACCTTCCGGAATCCAAAGCGGAGCTTCTGCGTCCAGACGGAACCGTGGACGAGATGATGTTCCAGGCTACAATGGTCGTAAATGGCACATCAATCTACCTCCACTTTCCTCGCTCAGATTTGCTTTCTTCCCCCGCCGTTGCGGCCGAAGTTATTTGCGGGCACCACGGCCCATGTTCGATACCCGCATTTTCACACCATTCCCATGCCATGAAAGCCGTCAAAGCAGCCAAAGAAATCTCATCGTTAGCGTCCATCCGTATGCCGGTGGTCAAACACACCCCGTTCTTCATATGCTCGCTCACCATGAGCTCAATGGTCCAGCTCGCAGCTTGCTCCGTCAAAGCAGGACAGATGCCAGATCCCAGTCGTGATCGCTTGGCACTAACCATCGGTGTGTTCAAGACATTAGCCAACACATGGGCGATCTCGCAGTCCATCATGCGCCAGATCAAGGCTGTTGCACGGGATGTCATGAACATGGGCTTACGCCCGACGATGGAGCCGATCGATCTGAACACGGTCCTTGATAGCAGCCGCTTCTGGCTCCCAGAGGCGTTTCCAAGGTAA
- a CDS encoding dolichyl-diphosphooligosaccharide--protein glycosyltransferase subunit 4 (COG:S;~EggNog:ENOG410PTF1;~InterPro:IPR036330,IPR018943;~PFAM:PF10215;~TransMembrane:1 (i7-28o)), translated as MITDNDLHRLAVFLGSCAMMLIVLYHFLEVNAQEDDDDAATATKNPKSTSIDSASRTSATATAGGPSATGGGKDR; from the coding sequence ATGATCACAGACAATGACCTTCACCGActcgccgtcttcctcggctCCTGCGCAATGATGTTGATTGTTCTCTACCACTTCCTGGAAGTCAATGCTcaagaggatgatgatgacgccGCTACTGCGACCAAGAACCCGAAAAGCACCTCGATAGACTCGGCTTCTCGCACATCAGCTACGGCGACCGCAGGCGGCCCGTCAGCGACTGGAGGGGGTAAGGACCGATAA